The genomic stretch TAGAACTTTAGATAattctgttgaaaattttacattattcGGCCAGATAAGCAAGTACGTACATGACAATCGCACGTGTATTCACGGttcattactattttttctttcaaacgaaTTCTAACGATTCTCCTTCTTTCGAGACCCTTTATTATATGCATCCACTCTGTGCTTTGGTGTAATTTTCGTTTACTTCTTGCCTCCTTTCCATCGCGGAGGAAGATAAATTGGCAACTGAAAGATGGAGGAGGAGAAGCATCttatttttgaatacacacggaaaaaaaaattctgttcggcgagctgtattctacagctccagtaactatacgcactctacggtctatcttgtagttacagcaactatatattagtcagctctgatagctgcaagttgttcagctctcacagctgaatggttttgctctaagagctgtaagttgcgctgtgctctggtgcgttgacatatttcataaccttcaaatttcatgagtatgatttaaatacagttgatagagaattgtttaaatagtccattcaaatatgtaaatgacactgaataaataatgataataatgatgaaaaatactactaatagcaatataattgtactatttaataataagcgctgtgagcggagccgaaaaattctggtctagctcttcgaacgaagctgtttagctgagagagctgaacaacgtacagctatgacagctgactaacagtcagttatacgaaccatgcagtgctcttccaataacagaacgtttagttcgacgaactgtttacaagtaactatctaatatttagttccacgagctgaatttttttttccgtgcatCACTAGATCAATTTTACGGGTGATTATGCTGGAGTTAAAGGCTGTCTAATTGCTACAATTTCTTACTAATTGATTTCATTCCcatcaaaagaaaaattcaagaatcCAAGCAGAAATGATGATAATAGTCAACTGTTGATTTTCCATATCTATTGTTCtgtcaatatatatatatatacctagtACAATTATACGGCGTGTAAGCAAGTGTCTCAGGAAATTTGTGCCCGGTTGTTGGCCGAAGGCCAGTTGGACACTGTTTTATTACGTCATACGAATGGAGGCAGGTCACGTTTATTAAATTCTAAACAAATTGCGCACAAATTGACGTACCGTGGCCGTTCGCTTGAGggaatacatgtataatgtatattacgTGTAATATTTCCTTCGATAGTCTTATCATAATATATTAGTTCCTCTGAGAGACCCTGTCGAATGTAATTTAGTTGAACGCAATTTGCTCATGCCTATATTCATATAGTATAATTAAAGTTCCGAGGCCACTTGGCAATCGTACGGGGATTTTCACAatggattttctttttctaacaCAGTGCAGAAGCTTTTCGCCGACATATCGTGCCACTTCGTATCTTCtaattcgtttttcattcctcgttctttctttttcgtcaTGTTTATATGCGAGGTCGTTGAGAAGCTTTCATATATTTGGGAGAATCAAATCACGTTCGTACTGATATACGCGTTTGTAGATTTTAGACAACTAGGCACGTggaggtaataaaattttccggCTTGAAACATTCTTACCTTCGAATTATGCATTATACCAATACGCATTTTCGTGTTAAGCACTCTAACAGTAAGTATTGGCGTACAGCGAAAAGTTCTTTGGGTCTGCTCAAAAACgtttgtttcaataaattactCCTTGATCGATAAACCAGAGTACTGACAGCTGATCTCGAAGTCActaattttaagaaaaaaaaaatcaaaatcgttGAAACAAATTGCAAAGTAAAAAATCGATGTTAAAACAAATTATACACTGTTTTACAAGCTAGAGCCGCgatttaataaattgaaattaaacagacgtaaaaactttttcaaatactcGATTCTAAGCAGTGATTTAGTGAAATTGgcatttatatataatttcccatttttctgCAGCAATTAGTTGTAAGCAATCggcagaaaattttaattaaaatataaatctgtTCTCCGTGTCcctaattgtttttttttttttttcatccattatTCGCACGAATAAACCGAAAACTTACGTCGAGcttcgatgaagtttcgtaaTTTATAACGATTAAAATAATGCAAATTGGTTTGCGCCAAAGTGGGAGCTTCTTTTTCCGCGCAATTTTACCACGTAATCCTTCCGCAGCGCGACCGCGAGTCAACAACTCATGCCTATAATACGATCCTAAACCGCAAAAATGAAGAACTGCGTCgacaatattatatatgtaataataactTTGTACATAGACATAAGATCTGGACCAGCCAGATTTCAGTATCCGCATTACATAATGTCTATATGCATCATCGTTCAGTCTCAGTCTCAGTGAGAATACGGTAACTCTCATGGTAATATTTAGATTTTACAAGTGCCGATGTACTAAAAATATTGCTGTAGGTATTTACTTCACTTTGCGCGCATCATACACTCGGAGCGTGTAGGTACTGATGGTTAACCTCTATTTTTCGCACTCCTAGTTTACCTTAGATCATACTATTACACGTACATTGcacgtcaatttttatttgacagGTAATCTTGCCCACccataaaattataaatagaatctcttttttttttttttttttttttttttttttttttttttacattccaTTTTGGATAGGTTTAAATCACAGGCAGTTTGTACCgggtaaactttttttttcatagccTGTGCGTGACGCAGGATTTTGTATACAGTTCGCTTTATAAAATTGCTTTACAGAACGAAAggcgaaaaaagaagaattcaACTTTCAGCTCGTACTTACCGGATAGAACCGGTCGGCTAATCAAAACTGATTCAACTTGAGAGAATTAACTCTGTTATTATAATACGTCATTCCTCCAGCTGACTGAACCTGATATTcttgttaaaaaatgtatgaaataaaactaaattttattttcgtcgGTAAAAAGAATAGCGGATAATTTCTCGAGTGCTTCaaatattatatgtgtatgcGAATAGTTGCGTAATAAGAAGTTACACTTAATGATATGTGTATTACTCACTCGAGTGTCAATTGCTACTACGTACGTAACTATATTACGGATATTGTGGTGAACACAAAAACCCTGCCGAGGTCGTGCAGGttttcattatacatcatgTTGTCATTCTATACCTTACAGTAACAGTAATTTTTCATTGGGCATTGAAATTTGCTCGAATGTTTTCAgcaaaaagtattgaaaaaatgaatcctGCTGTTGCGCTTCATTTTTAGTTCGACAGCCAGAAAACGACAAAATTAAGTAAACGCATATCATTAATTTATCACGTTTTATGAAACGCCCGCAAGAGGAAACAGAATTTTTGTcattctttcctttttccacCGAATCTACCGATTTGCGGTTCCAACCTCGTTGATTTTtgttaattcaattttatttcataacgTTTCACACTcgttgctgtttttttttctctccgcaattcaatttcacggcaaatatgagaaataaaaatttccggGATTTTCAAGGAAacttatttctttatttattcattttatagcAAACTACTTATTTTCGCGGATAGCGAATTCGATACACTTGTACACACGCTTAGAAAACACATGGATAATCCGTATACACCGATTACCTATCTGGTATGCAATGAACTATATTGAGAGCCGGTCAAGAGAAGCCATTCGCCTTCACCTTCTTGTGACATTGAGACCAGTTTACAGCTGGGAATTACTTATTACGTCGTAGCTAATAACCACCCAGCATCGCACTGTCCGCAGTgctaaataataatacgttGAGATAAAATTCTTGGCTACATAATCGGTACGTCTTTTGTTTAACATGAAATATCAGAGCGGCTTTGCGGTTCTTTGACGCAGCATCTCTGCCCGCCTCACATCTTATTTAATTACATTCGTTCGGCGTGAAAGAAGTCTTCTACACTTCTTTTTCACGGACGACTCGTTAAGCCGTATTTTTATGGTatacgtaaaattttgaagCAGTTTATAACTACGGCAAAAATGAGGTAATGAATAATACGTTGCTGCGATATACGCTTTATTGTTAgtcatactttgaaaaataagaaaaacgtGTAGATTCACTCACGCGTTGTACTGCGTACgaatttgataattatattctggtaaagaaattttttcttctcttcctgtttacgaaaaatatcatatacctgaaatttgatttattttattaatcgATCGTCATGAATTGATGACGCGTAGTATAAATTATACTCTCAAACGAAcacattatcatcattttataGCAAACAATGATTCGCGGATTTCGACTGCTAGCTTCTGCTGttgtaaaaaagttttcatcttggattcgaattttgtgtaacaaattttgaaaacttgaagaaaaatcctCCTCGTTTCAAAactttattaaaattttatcaaaacttCCATCGCTCTTTAAATGAAAGTTCAATTTTAAAGTCTTATTCATTGACTCAGcgtttcaattataatacatacatcAAATTAGACGGAAAATTGCTTGACTTAATGAGTATCAGTTTCTCAATATCTTTAAGAAATCTCAAACTGTTTCGTCACAGATATGAAGCTATCTTATTTCTAGATTAaatcgttcttttttttcatactcaaCGCCGCATTCCACGTTACATATTATACGCGTGTAACAAACTTGTGTATCTACGCGAAAAGACGTAACTGAGTGATATTATATCTTACGAGTATtatgttgcaaaaattaacGTCATGCAACTAAACGCGGCTCTATCTTGGTCCTCGAAGCGTATGAATCCAAGCTTTTTGCAcggattattatttttttttttttcaaataatcggTTGTATTCGTTCGGTCAGAATTTGCAATGATCCAACTTCCGGTCGTTCATACGAGTTGGACAAATAACGATAGAATCACAAATTCTGCATATAAATAGTTGGGCTATATGGGACGGATGAATCTGATGCTACGTcgatttattaaataaattattgcattttttctttaacgatgacttatatttttcaatttctccaCAACCGATAGGCTAAcaataaaatcttttttttttccataaatacGCCGCATGAACCAGAAAAATGAATCCAGCACTTTTGCAGAACCGATGTTGATACAAAAAGATCGATATGTTCCGTCTTctcccttcttttttttctcatctttttcAATCTAATTAACGCTATCGAGTCAATCCGTTAATCAAAATCCTGGATTATTATAAATCCAGAGTAGGTATATGTAACATTCGTCAATCATCATTTATGGTAATTATCAAACATTTATATGTTATCACTGTTTTAATACCTTACTTAGCACTTGTCAGTTCAACACACTTCTGTTGATTTAATGCAGCTAAAACAatgttgaatttgaaaatacgtaTAAGAAAATGTTCTCGTCAATATCAATTTCTGTCGTAAAATTGTACGTATGTTAATTATCGTGGTGTGGTAATTGTgtttgcttaaaaaaaaaaaaaatttcattttaataaaaatagaattagAAAAGCTGAACAAAATTCACGCCCGATCGGATCAACAAATCAAACATAAACGAAAATTGTGTACCTATAGATAACACTGCCTTGTATCTAGTTCTCGTGACATTGATGATATAAATCTCGTCGTCAGTGCGGAGAATAATTCCTCCCACCAATCGAATTTGCAGGTCACctgcgtgttttttttttcttttttttttatcgtttcttttctcttgtCCACCTCCCTCCAACTTAGCCTCATAACGTACATTATATTCGTACGTACGAACCGAGACTCGCGTCACTTGAGATCAAACAGTTGTCTCGTGCCGTTCGTATTCACTTTTCTCAATTAACGTTACGTGGTATACCTAATAACACCGTAATattgtcgatattttttttctttcgctcgGCGCAAATGAACTGGTGGCTCACTTACATCATTTATGGTTCTTCCAACCACTTTCTAATATGAGAGAATAACTTGGACATATCAATTGTCTGCGAtcttgatttacaattttcattgaaaaataaaaaaaaaaaaaaattgtaaaccgTGTGAATTTTTCCACAGTGTGAAACTATCGAGATATTGCGTTACAAGgtaattaaaatgaaactaaaataaaaaaattagtcacGCAATCTTCGtctgaaaatattgtgtaagctCAACTATTTATTTCCGTATAATATTGTCAAGTAATGTGATGTATTGCCGAAAAGATCGTAAAAACTCGAGGTTGATGCGGAATAACAGCGCGATACCGCGATGTCGTATAATCGTCGCGTGATAAAGAGACCCGGATTCATCATTTTTAGTCTCTTCAGTCGTTCGTCGTCCATGCGAAAgacgttaaattttcgcaatataTGTTGAAGCTTCGGCAGCCTTATCGACCCGGCCGCGATTCGCGGactaattttattccattatCATCATTAGCTGCAGTCGCTGATTATTACCTTATTCCtgacaaaagaaaatatgcaAATAGCTAATGAAGCAGCATTGCAGACCGTAATCAAAACCGCTTCGCATTACTTTTATAAACCGAATAAATAACCATTCTTTGCAACCAGCACGGTTCTAACTGCGATATGTATACCGATTGTATGATAACGCTGCTTGGGCGAAAACCACAAAATTACATTCAAGACCGGAAATAAGTAGAAACTACGTCGCAAGAATCCTCGCTCATTGTACTAATTATCTACATGCATATTTCCTTACTCGCTGCGGCAACGTGATtactttgcaaaaaaaaaaaacaaaactgcGCAGAGTAACCGTTGCAAGACCTCTGCttcgaaaaatgaatgatCGTATTATATTGCTTATACTTTACAGGAGGTACGATTTGCCTAAAACCCCCTGAGTAAATCTTCTGGTCAATTGTAGCTAATATTGCAAGGTGGCATGTGATTTATGCGAAAATTCCGCGAAATCTGTTTACAACCGTTACATAATCGCTTATTATTCCGTATCAAAGGTTGAAGGATTTCTCGTACAAGTCTGTTTTAGATTGATTGAAACTATAACACGTATCGGTGTTAGTACGACGTAAAAGCTTGAAAAGCAAAGGATGAAAATTGCCATTTTGCCAAATGGAATACGGCGATCAATCATGCGAAGTTGTGAATCGAGTTCTTGTTTCTGATAATGCGCGCGTCTCACCGAAACGCGAACAGCCGCGTCGAGAATTATACCGATGTGTTTGTATCGTGATTCCAATGAACAGCACTAATCGTTTTTCATGGTCGTGTtgattttgtcaaaattatttGGGTCAAGGTCTGCCGATCATTTCGTCCCGTTCGCTTTTACCGTGATGGCTGATCGCGTGCCTGAACACCCGTGACAAAGTTTAGTCACGTGAAAACGAAGAGACAAGCAAATTTATACGCtgcttattattattgttgttatcattattatcattataattgtcattgttaatattattacgtGAAGGTACTCATGTTTGTACGTACACAGATTCGCCGCGTATAACATTCTTAAGATAGCGTGTGTAATGATATATGTATTGTGACGGAGGGAAAATTGTTGTGTATTTGAGAACATTGATAACAGTTGGATACTCACTGGCTATCTAATGAAGTTTGactgtatattatataccgtaTTTATTCGCattaaatcttgaaaaaaaacttacgGCTGACCATAAATTTCATAGTCCAATTGTAATTTCTTGCACCACGTCTTGATTCTCAGGATAACTCGGACGATTATTGATGGATAAAATATAGTGATGAAGTTATATATGAATGGATTTTGTTATTGAAATCATGACGATTCATCGTTTGTACGATCTGgctgatttttttaaagacgTTTTAATTGGGTAAGCTTAACAGACTCATCAAAGACATGAAGAGTATGATAGGCAAAACACTGAACTTACACTCCTAGTCTTTGTCCAATTCTGATGCGATAGACACGTGAGTCTGTAGCTTCGTTATTGTTTTCTCGTGATAAGCTGAAATGGTTATTATCAGCCAGCGATATGTGTGTTATATGTGTGATCGATCAAATATTGTGTAAACGTTGAATATGTATCGCTATGTTATTTTTACGACACTTGTCTGAGAATTTTCTTCTCGGCCTGCATTTCAACAGACTTCCTTATTTGTTTCATTTAGAGTAATCCATTTCCCGTTATGTTTGATCCAACCAGGCGTGAGTTATACCCACAATTTATTGGGCTCGACCGTTTCTTAGTATGCCTCATTCTTCAGGTATCTGTAATTCAGCTTCTCTGATTGTGacgttttctttgtttttcagaGGAGCTATCGCAGCGAGAAGCAGAAAAGGGAGAACTTGAGCCTGAACCTCCTAGCGTTGAGTCCAAGTCTAAATCTAAACTGAAAGACAACATGGTTTCGTCAGTTTCTACCAACCCAGACTCGGAGGGTCTTAATGACTCTGTACTGGAACTGCAAGACGAGCGTCACCCTCAGTTGACGCTGGCTTCTCTAAACATGATGCGTAAAAATAGACACTTTTGCGACGTTGTCTTACATGTAAGTTGGATCAATTGAACAAACAACTCGACCACCATACATCATTGGAACATTGTTTTTGTCCCAtcattcatatttattatacaacgTCGGTGTTCCAATAATTGGCCAAACCTGGGCGCAGTCTAGCTGATGTATGTCTGAAACAACGTATTACTACTCCATTGATTCTAGGTTCAATCACAGATCTTCCACTTAAAATCActtctttgacaaatatttagCAAACCTTCCTCACCGCCAATAATTTGAAGTTGCGGAAGCAATTGATACATCTTGTTCATATTATGGCATATTGTCAGTCTGAATTCAAATGCCAACTATTCTCTTCTTTTATATGTCAGCGAAGCCATTTACCAATCTGCCAAATAAAAATGCTGAGAGACTCAAGTCAGTAAAAGTGTATAGCGGAGGTCAAATCGGTAAACCTATAATCAAATTGTGAGTAGGAAAAATTAtagctgaaaaaatttaacgcgaTTCAAGAAATTGTACCGggatttcttttcctttcttaaTCAGTTGAACCATTTCTGTATAGCTGATCAAATTAACgtcttatcaatttttttacaacattttaCTTGAATCGAACTAAAGAAAATTGGATTAAGTAAGAAGTCGGGCTCTGCAACGAGCCCGCGGGCAACTCGGACGCAGTTCTGTCGCCAACtaggtatttgaaaaaaagatttgttcaaatttaaaaacactCGAACTGATGAATATACATTAGCCCGTTGGAGTTAACGCGACTGTGTTTTTGGCTTGGTTTTGGCATTACGATTTGTGGTTGGGTGACACACTAGGGCCGTGTATTGCCCTCTGCAGGTCGGCAGTACCGAAGTTCATGGACACAGAGCTGTATTGGCAGCAGTCTCCCCGCATCTGTTTGAACTCTTCAGTGCTGATAAACAAGGGAACAAGGAACCCAGAGTTACCTACAAATTGAATGGAGGATTCGACAAGGTCGCTCTGCAAAAGCTGGTTGATTATGCCTACACTTCCAGGTGAGCTGACCACTTTTATTTACCccttcttttcatttctgtgCACAATTTTGTTTGACCACCTGAATCTGAATTCTCATGCTGTGTAATTACTTAATCGATAGATACTTTTGGAAAATACTGGTGAGTATGTTACGAGTCCGTTGTTTTCATTTGTCATCCGTATCATCAACTACTCTCATATATTTAACTATATGAGCTTCACCGCCTTCACCATTTTTACTATACGTAGGGTATTCtatagaatttttatatctcaCAAACGACTGTAAAGTTACATATTACTGACATTTTTTGAATCTAAAATTTACAGGCTTGAGATACTACCATCGCAGGTGAAATCAGTCTACTTGGCAGCATGGCATTTGAAAATGGAGAGGGTTTCGGCACAATGTGCCGCTCATCTTTTGCATTATCTAACACCAGGTTCATGTCTGGAAGTTCGCGCTCTTCCAGGAATAACCCAGAATGAggattttgcaaaaaaagtCGATGCTTACATAAGAGACCATGTGAGTAACAACGAGTACATTGCTCCAGATGttaggattttgaaaaatggccAAACGGATACGCGTCTATAAACATGCTGTCGACAGCTGCGTGATTTTATTCTACGCCTCTGTCGAAAATGATGTGCCCCAAACTAAATCGGGTTTCAGTTCTAATACATGCCATTGTTACCGAATTTCCAGTTTGAAGCTGTCTGCAGCAGCCCCACTTTGTTGTCGTTGCCCTGCGTGAAAATCGAGGTCTTGCATCAAACTGTTCAGGAAATGTCATTGGTGAATGGAACGAGTCTTTGCCACTTGGTATTGGATTGGGTGAAGCGATCTCTGACAGACTCTACCAGCTTGACCGTGGATCATCTTACGCAAAAAACATACTTGTTGTATCTTGCCCTGGATAATAGCCTGCAAGATTGCACGGATTTACCTTCAGGCGACGTTAGCGATACTGACATTGTTCAAGATTATAAAAAACTTTCACTGAAATCGCAAGCACAATCCAAGGGCCGCAGGAAGGGTCCGTTGCAGCCAGCTAAGCCAAGAGTTCTTATCTACTCGAGAGATATCGGAGAGCGGATCGAGTCAGAATTGGAACCAGACTGGAATCTCATAGGAGCAAGTAAAGTTggtggtaagaaaaaaattatttttacaaagtgGTAACTGATTAATAGTTATTTTAAGAGATAAATAGACGTTGTTAATATTAAATCCAGCTTGAGCCGCTCAAATTTAATTCATTAAACGTCTAAGCAGGTAATCATTCAAAGCAACTACTTCCTGAATGGTAAGCCTGCTAATTTAACCACGTAGCTTGTAGAGTTTTTCTTTATCCTAGTTATATCGATCATAACTTAAGAATAGAGACTCAACATCAACTAACGTCTTTTTGATTCATTTCTCATGTAAGTTCTGTAAGTTCTTTGAACGTTAATTACATTTCCAGAACATGCTTTCTTGGCCATTGTAACTCTGGATGGAAGACTGACCACACTGTCGGTACAACTTCGACTCAACACACCATCATCGCCATCTCCATTGGCAACTCCAGAAATTGTAGCttctaaaaattgttttgcaaACGAGCCCGAGTTGTATTGTGCTCTCCCAACAATGAAGGCAGGAAAATGTGCCGTTGGTTGTGCCAATTTGAATGATACGTTGTTGGTCTGCGGCGGTTACGATAGGGTTGAATGCTTGAAGTCTGTGGATCAGTATTTGCCAGAATCAAACACCTGGCAGGTACTGTCGGGAATGAGGGAAGCCAGAGGTCGATTTGGAATCGCTGTCGTTAACGGAAGAGTTTATGCAATCGGTGGGTCAAATGGTTCTACGGAACTTGCTACTGTCGAAGTTCTCAACCCTGAGGCTGGATGGAAGTGGTCAGCCGTTGCGAATCTTCCTTTGGCTAGGTCAAATTCGGGTGTCTGCGCTTTGGGAAGCCAGATTTATTGCATCGGCGGATGGAATGGTCAGGTGAGCAAAAGATACCTACAAATTCAACTACAACTATTTCTTCTCGatattctgaattttttctcacatctGTAGGAGCAGGAGTACTATACAAGAAGAACTTTACAAGCTTTAATTCGTTATAGGCTGGTATTAAACAGTGCGACGTCTTCGATCCTGAGACAGGTAAATGGTCAAGCATCGAACCACTGAGAACTGGAAGATACCAGGCAGGAGTATGTGCATATCAAGACCGCGTCTACGCAGTAGGTGGCTGCGATGCGTGGAACTGTTTGAATTCTGTGGAAATTTACAACCCAGAAGAAGATACGTGGTCAGTGGGACCACCTCTCATATCAGCACGTCGAGGCTGCGGTCTTGCTGTCTTCCGCGGTCGACTTTACGCCGTTGGCGGATCTTCTGGGACGCACAGTCTCACGACGACGGAAATATTCGACCCTGAAGAACAAGTCTGGGTACCAGGACCGAATCTGGCTACACCGAGAGCTAATGTAGCTGTCGCAGTTGTCGGAGacaggtgaaatttttatagtcGACGTAAAACTTTGTTTGCATTGCAAAAATACGCTATCGCggttactctgaatttttattatgacAGCAAATAGTAAGATTTTTATGTACTTACAGGTTGTACGCAGTATGCGGATTTTCTGGTAAGAATTTCTTGAATTCCATCGAATATTTGGACGCTCACAGCAACGAGTGGACGACGTTCGTACCAAAGTCCGACGGCACAAACACACCCGCAAGCTCGCTGCAGAACAGTTTTTCAGATCCTAGCTTGAATGGTAATGAAAAGAACGTGATGAATATCAGCACGTCGAGCAACGCAAGTGATTCGAGTATGATCAGCGAGAAAAATGGTTCCGTGTATGGTTCCGGAATGGAATCATtgtccaattttcaaaaaaacacCACTACCACAAGTTTTGACACAAATGTAAATGCTACGGATGAGTCTGAGCAAGACTCCGTCAGATCGAGTGATGGCACTGCTGCAACTAATGGTACTTTAAAAAGTTCCGATGCCGTCGTTACTACCGAAGCAAATCCCGAATCTCCGATGATTCCGCATGCGACAACAAACGGAACTACGGTAAATACGGGTTCTGCGAGTACTGCTAATGGTATACATGATCGAAAAATCAGCAGGGCTGATCTCGCGTCAAGTAATGGATCTCAAGAATTCTAAATGCATAATgattgttgattttttaaGTCAGATGAATGAAAGTATAATAAAGATAAATGTATCTCTGATTA from Neodiprion virginianus isolate iyNeoVirg1 chromosome 3, iyNeoVirg1.1, whole genome shotgun sequence encodes the following:
- the LOC124300969 gene encoding influenza virus NS1A-binding protein-like isoform X1 produces the protein MPLRTKPIDRTEELSQREAEKGELEPEPPSVESKSKSKLKDNMVSSVSTNPDSEGLNDSVLELQDERHPQLTLASLNMMRKNRHFCDVVLHVGSTEVHGHRAVLAAVSPHLFELFSADKQGNKEPRVTYKLNGGFDKVALQKLVDYAYTSRLEILPSQVKSVYLAAWHLKMERVSAQCAAHLLHYLTPGSCLEVRALPGITQNEDFAKKVDAYIRDHFEAVCSSPTLLSLPCVKIEVLHQTVQEMSLVNGTSLCHLVLDWVKRSLTDSTSLTVDHLTQKTYLLYLALDNSLQDCTDLPSGDVSDTDIVQDYKKLSLKSQAQSKGRRKGPLQPAKPRVLIYSRDIGERIESELEPDWNLIGASKVGEHAFLAIVTLDGRLTTLSVQLRLNTPSSPSPLATPEIVASKNCFANEPELYCALPTMKAGKCAVGCANLNDTLLVCGGYDRVECLKSVDQYLPESNTWQVLSGMREARGRFGIAVVNGRVYAIGGSNGSTELATVEVLNPEAGWKWSAVANLPLARSNSGVCALGSQIYCIGGWNGQAGIKQCDVFDPETGKWSSIEPLRTGRYQAGVCAYQDRVYAVGGCDAWNCLNSVEIYNPEEDTWSVGPPLISARRGCGLAVFRGRLYAVGGSSGTHSLTTTEIFDPEEQVWVPGPNLATPRANVAVAVVGDRLYAVCGFSGKNFLNSIEYLDAHSNEWTTFVPKSDGTNTPASSLQNSFSDPSLNGNEKNVMNISTSSNASDSSMISEKNGSVYGSGMESLSNFQKNTTTTSFDTNVNATDESEQDSVRSSDGTAATNGTLKSSDAVVTTEANPESPMIPHATTNGTTVNTGSASTANGIHDRKISRADLASSNGSQEF
- the LOC124300969 gene encoding influenza virus NS1A-binding protein-like isoform X2, encoding MVSSVSTNPDSEGLNDSVLELQDERHPQLTLASLNMMRKNRHFCDVVLHVGSTEVHGHRAVLAAVSPHLFELFSADKQGNKEPRVTYKLNGGFDKVALQKLVDYAYTSRLEILPSQVKSVYLAAWHLKMERVSAQCAAHLLHYLTPGSCLEVRALPGITQNEDFAKKVDAYIRDHFEAVCSSPTLLSLPCVKIEVLHQTVQEMSLVNGTSLCHLVLDWVKRSLTDSTSLTVDHLTQKTYLLYLALDNSLQDCTDLPSGDVSDTDIVQDYKKLSLKSQAQSKGRRKGPLQPAKPRVLIYSRDIGERIESELEPDWNLIGASKVGEHAFLAIVTLDGRLTTLSVQLRLNTPSSPSPLATPEIVASKNCFANEPELYCALPTMKAGKCAVGCANLNDTLLVCGGYDRVECLKSVDQYLPESNTWQVLSGMREARGRFGIAVVNGRVYAIGGSNGSTELATVEVLNPEAGWKWSAVANLPLARSNSGVCALGSQIYCIGGWNGQAGIKQCDVFDPETGKWSSIEPLRTGRYQAGVCAYQDRVYAVGGCDAWNCLNSVEIYNPEEDTWSVGPPLISARRGCGLAVFRGRLYAVGGSSGTHSLTTTEIFDPEEQVWVPGPNLATPRANVAVAVVGDRLYAVCGFSGKNFLNSIEYLDAHSNEWTTFVPKSDGTNTPASSLQNSFSDPSLNGNEKNVMNISTSSNASDSSMISEKNGSVYGSGMESLSNFQKNTTTTSFDTNVNATDESEQDSVRSSDGTAATNGTLKSSDAVVTTEANPESPMIPHATTNGTTVNTGSASTANGIHDRKISRADLASSNGSQEF
- the LOC124300969 gene encoding influenza virus NS1A-binding protein-like isoform X3, encoding MAVYCPLQVGSTEVHGHRAVLAAVSPHLFELFSADKQGNKEPRVTYKLNGGFDKVALQKLVDYAYTSRLEILPSQVKSVYLAAWHLKMERVSAQCAAHLLHYLTPGSCLEVRALPGITQNEDFAKKVDAYIRDHFEAVCSSPTLLSLPCVKIEVLHQTVQEMSLVNGTSLCHLVLDWVKRSLTDSTSLTVDHLTQKTYLLYLALDNSLQDCTDLPSGDVSDTDIVQDYKKLSLKSQAQSKGRRKGPLQPAKPRVLIYSRDIGERIESELEPDWNLIGASKVGEHAFLAIVTLDGRLTTLSVQLRLNTPSSPSPLATPEIVASKNCFANEPELYCALPTMKAGKCAVGCANLNDTLLVCGGYDRVECLKSVDQYLPESNTWQVLSGMREARGRFGIAVVNGRVYAIGGSNGSTELATVEVLNPEAGWKWSAVANLPLARSNSGVCALGSQIYCIGGWNGQAGIKQCDVFDPETGKWSSIEPLRTGRYQAGVCAYQDRVYAVGGCDAWNCLNSVEIYNPEEDTWSVGPPLISARRGCGLAVFRGRLYAVGGSSGTHSLTTTEIFDPEEQVWVPGPNLATPRANVAVAVVGDRLYAVCGFSGKNFLNSIEYLDAHSNEWTTFVPKSDGTNTPASSLQNSFSDPSLNGNEKNVMNISTSSNASDSSMISEKNGSVYGSGMESLSNFQKNTTTTSFDTNVNATDESEQDSVRSSDGTAATNGTLKSSDAVVTTEANPESPMIPHATTNGTTVNTGSASTANGIHDRKISRADLASSNGSQEF